CTGGGCGGTGATGTCGGCCGCCAGGGTCTTGTCGCTGACGTGGGCGTAGAGCCGGGGGATGGTGGCAATGGCTGCGGCGCGCTGCGGCGCCGGGGTTTGGGCCAGTTCCTGGCGCAGTGGTTCGGCGCTGTCGCCCACGCGGTTGAGGGCAATCAGAATTTGCAGCACGAAGCGGTTGGCATCGCGCGATTGCGGTTGGGCGCTGCGCCAGGCTTGGGCGGCGTTGAGGGCGGCGTCGCCCGAGCGCGCTTGCAGGGCGATTTCTATCGCGCGGCGGTAGAGCGCGCTGTCGTCGCTTTGGCGGGCGGCTTGCAGCATCAGGGCGTAGCCCGTGCCGGGCTCGCCGGTGCTGGCGGTCAATTCGCCCAGCAGGACTTCGTAGAACAGCTCGGCGGTACGGGCCTCGCGTACCTCGTCGGCGCGTACGGCTTTGGATTTGGTGGCGCTGGCGGCTTGGGCGCCAAGGCTCAGGGGGAGTACAAGCAGGGCGCAGGCCAGGGGTCGCAGGCGTGGGTGGAGCAGCATCGACCCATAATAATCCAAGCCTTGCTGTGTTTTGGACTGTCGCTGCCATGCCTGAATTGCCCGAGGTTGAGGTCACCCGCCAAAGTTTTGCGGCGCATATTGCCGGTGCCCACATTACGGCCGTGCGCCTGGGTAAGCCGCTGCGTTGGCCCCTGGGGTGCGCGCCCGAGCAGCTGCTCGGGCAGCAGGTGCTGGGGGTGCGCCGGCGTGGCAAATATCTGTTGTTGGATTTGAGCGGCGGTCTGTTGCTGCTGCACCTGGGCATGTCGGGGCGGTTGCGCTTTGCGCCTGCTTTGCCGCCGCCGGGAGGGCACGATCACTTTGATCTCGACACGGATCAAGGGCTGCTGCGCCTGCACGATCCCCGGCGCTTTGGGGCCGTGGTGTTCACAGCGTCGGAGCAATCGCCCGTGGCGCGCAAGCTGCTGGGGGGCTTGGGGCTCGAACCTTTGAACGCAGACTTTACGATGGCCGCCTTGCAAGCGGGGCTGGCGCGCCACCGGGCGCCCATCAAGCAGGTGCTGCTCGCTGGCAAGGTGGTGGTGGGGGTGGGCAATATCTATGCGTCAGAAGTGCTGTTTTTGGCCGGCATTCGGCCCACGACTGCTGCTGCTGTCCTGGGGCCGGTGCGGGTGCGGCGGCTGCAGCAGGCAATTGGGGCCGTGTTGACGCGGGCTGTGGAGCGTGGGGGCACAACTTTGCGCGACTTTGCCAGCGCTGAC
This DNA window, taken from Acidovorax sp. HDW3, encodes the following:
- the mutM gene encoding bifunctional DNA-formamidopyrimidine glycosylase/DNA-(apurinic or apyrimidinic site) lyase encodes the protein MPELPEVEVTRQSFAAHIAGAHITAVRLGKPLRWPLGCAPEQLLGQQVLGVRRRGKYLLLDLSGGLLLLHLGMSGRLRFAPALPPPGGHDHFDLDTDQGLLRLHDPRRFGAVVFTASEQSPVARKLLGGLGLEPLNADFTMAALQAGLARHRAPIKQVLLAGKVVVGVGNIYASEVLFLAGIRPTTAAAVLGPVRVRRLQQAIGAVLTRAVERGGTTLRDFASADGNAGHFQTETKVYGRAGQPCVQCGAPIQNLVQGQRSSFYCPRCQRP